One Phocaeicola dorei genomic region harbors:
- a CDS encoding topoisomerase C-terminal repeat-containing protein yields MDSEKKIIGCCPFCGGNVVKTCKGYRCENNTGEHPSCVLNINAIIGNRKMNDGEIAEFLEKRRILLDGFSTKDGKTFPTVLELADDGAVNMQSVIGRCPHCSGEVRVGTRAFNCSNYSNQEAPCSFAIWRNIGGHQLTLEEAKELCEKNITSSELEMYREDGSIYRKRLGLAPDKLQIVKI; encoded by the coding sequence ATGGATTCAGAAAAGAAGATTATAGGATGCTGTCCGTTCTGCGGCGGCAACGTGGTGAAGACCTGTAAGGGGTATCGCTGCGAAAACAACACAGGTGAGCATCCTTCTTGTGTGCTCAACATCAATGCCATCATCGGCAACCGGAAAATGAATGACGGGGAGATTGCCGAATTTCTGGAGAAACGCCGAATTCTTTTGGACGGATTCTCCACCAAGGATGGCAAGACTTTCCCGACAGTGCTGGAACTTGCTGATGACGGTGCAGTCAATATGCAGTCCGTTATCGGCAGGTGTCCGCACTGCAGCGGCGAGGTACGTGTGGGGACAAGGGCTTTCAACTGTTCCAACTACAGCAATCAGGAAGCACCGTGTTCATTCGCCATATGGAGGAATATAGGAGGCCATCAGCTGACACTGGAAGAGGCGAAGGAACTTTGTGAGAAGAACATTACTTCATCCGAACTGGAGATGTACCGGGAGGACGGTTCCATTTACCGCAAACGCCTCGGTCTTGCTCCGGACAAACTTCAAATCGTAAAGATATGA
- a CDS encoding very short patch repair endonuclease, giving the protein MSDRLTKEQRHKNMSAIHGKNTKPELLVRKFLFSRGFRYRLNHPRLPGHPDLVLRKYRTVIFVNGCFWHGHDGCKYFVLPKTNSEFWKDKIQKNKERDIKEQKELASMGWHCITVWECQLKPALREQTFKSLEYTLNHIYLEDRIIKSYAILEEEKQLVAESKIDSYHL; this is encoded by the coding sequence ATGTCAGATAGATTAACAAAAGAGCAAAGACATAAGAATATGTCTGCTATACATGGCAAGAATACAAAGCCGGAATTACTGGTCCGTAAGTTCTTGTTCAGCAGGGGCTTCCGCTACCGGCTGAACCATCCTCGTTTGCCAGGGCATCCTGATCTTGTATTACGGAAATACAGAACTGTAATATTTGTAAATGGATGTTTCTGGCATGGTCATGACGGATGCAAGTATTTTGTACTACCAAAAACAAACTCAGAGTTTTGGAAGGACAAAATCCAGAAAAATAAGGAACGTGATATTAAAGAGCAAAAAGAGCTGGCCTCTATGGGATGGCATTGTATTACAGTATGGGAATGCCAACTGAAACCAGCACTTCGTGAACAGACTTTTAAATCACTGGAGTATACGCTTAATCATATTTATCTTGAAGATCGTATAATAAAATCATACGCTATATTGGAGGAAGAAAAACAATTGGTAGCAGAGTCTAAAATAGACAGTTATCACTTATAA
- a CDS encoding DUF5677 domain-containing protein translates to MKEDILSTEEYLSQLDESNVILFFKEHIENLCHTVFKLIHQLRSYWKYNQKTVSESDCIAQCMLQMGLLRTKSILNLLKGQSLLENSNLLIQDIPSILSVLRSYYELCFTFHNIFITQQSDAEREIVLSIWEIRGFQNRQGLNNVPEEYKEKEAKEKNEIENLKNKVSVLLLQLKVPDNVIKDCKKILDYKGTSLKGYYFVKSNGEITGIKGIHVDNGINQIICDDDAKNLYRITSSHIHSSFLSVLQFGQMFNDNINSYVKTIIKSTYILLATILYDFCCYSNDAHIILNQIDKDAFEILSYILKENKHDYINCIRK, encoded by the coding sequence ATGAAAGAGGATATTCTATCTACAGAAGAATATTTATCACAATTGGATGAAAGTAATGTGATTTTATTCTTCAAAGAACATATAGAGAATTTATGTCATACTGTATTTAAGTTGATACATCAGCTCAGATCTTATTGGAAGTATAATCAAAAGACTGTCTCAGAAAGTGACTGTATAGCGCAATGTATGCTGCAAATGGGATTGTTGAGAACTAAATCAATCTTAAATTTATTAAAAGGACAAAGTTTATTGGAAAATAGTAATTTACTTATTCAAGATATACCATCCATATTATCTGTCCTAAGAAGCTATTATGAATTATGCTTTACATTTCATAACATATTTATAACGCAACAAAGTGATGCTGAAAGAGAAATAGTTTTATCAATATGGGAAATTCGAGGTTTTCAGAACAGACAGGGACTTAATAATGTTCCAGAAGAGTATAAGGAGAAAGAAGCAAAGGAAAAAAATGAAATAGAAAATTTGAAAAATAAAGTGTCTGTACTTTTACTACAATTAAAAGTACCTGATAATGTAATTAAGGATTGTAAGAAGATTTTAGATTACAAAGGTACATCGTTAAAAGGATATTATTTTGTTAAGTCAAATGGTGAAATTACGGGCATAAAAGGCATTCATGTGGATAACGGAATCAATCAGATTATATGTGATGATGATGCTAAAAATCTATATAGGATTACATCATCTCATATACATTCATCATTTCTGAGTGTGTTGCAATTTGGTCAAATGTTCAATGATAATATAAATAGCTATGTTAAAACAATAATAAAATCTACATATATTCTTTTAGCAACCATCTTGTATGATTTCTGCTGTTATTCAAATGATGCACATATCATACTTAACCAGATAGATAAGGACGCATTTGAAATACTATCATACATCCTTAAAGAAAATAAACATGATTATATAAACTGCATTAGAAAATAA